One Drosophila teissieri strain GT53w chromosome X, Prin_Dtei_1.1, whole genome shotgun sequence genomic window, AAGTGCCAAACCTTCGAAACGGTTATGCCTTTCATAGCATATGGCCTTCAATTGGtttataaaatgcaaaaagcagGTTATGTACATGCAATAGATACGCATACAAGCACGCATGACCCCGCTGCATCAACACAGCTGCACTagtgctaaaaaaaaatatgtgtgtgGGCGGACTGAGGTCTCTGTGACGTACGTATGTTATGTTACTGCGCACTGGGACCCACTCACTCTGGAGAAACGTGAGTGGAAATCAGAGAAAGAAAAGAGAGTTCGCTTGCTCTTCTACTGAAATTCAGAATAAAATTATTCTAAGCGTGgatcaaaaattaaatcacgtaatgaataaataattcaaatgtaACTTAATAAAACTCTGCCGTGATTAATTAAAGCCGAAGTTAGCACAGAAATTGCACTGGTTTTTCCCAGTGTTTTGCTTCACGGCTTATCATCTGCTTTTGCCGATGCTGTCCTCTCTCAATTCCAATTAAATGGCTCAGCTTGCAAGGATTCCACATCCGAAGGCCAAGAACTGCGCTTCGTGTGTCCTCGGACCAGCTGCGTAAAGCGTGGAGAGCGTTTAGAATATTGTCTTACTCTCGCACTCTCTCGATAGCGCCCGTTACCGTTATGTGGGTGTTCGTCCCACTTCGGCCAACCGCTCAGCTGTGCTCCAGTTTCACTCCCGAATGCATTGGCACCGACTACTCGGCAGTCCCGTTTTGAGGCAGAGCTTCCGTCCCGACTCGGATAAACAGTTAACCCAAATTCCTAGAATGACGTAGGAAGAGCGCATGCACATACGACAAGAACACAAATTGGCTGGGTAAGCCGTTGCAGAAAATGCATTGATAAACATCTAAGCACAATGAGCTGAATTCTATattaagcaaaataaattctaCAATAATTGCGGTGCCACCCAATGTAATATCAagagttttcaattttattacaccttcTTTAAAGTGCAGCTTTATTCGGTTAAAACAATTGGCAAACAGAGAATTTGGATAAAAACATTGCGTTCTGTTCTTCAACTATTAAGCATCATCGCTAGTCTCCACGATACGACACATAATTGGAATATCTTCCTCCTTGGTAATGTTGCCCTTCTCCTCGCGATTCAGCAGGCTTTCAATGTAGTCGTGACGGAATTTGTTCCATTGCCGGGTCTTCAGAAAGTTGGTAAACAAGTCCTGGCGCGAGGGCACGTTGCACTCGAAGTAAAAACGACGGCGGTGCCAAATATTACCCGGATTCTGTTCCTCCTCAAGGAGCCAGAAGCGCGGCAGGAGCAGGCACTGCACAACAGTACGGGCCATTATCACGCGATGCTCCATCTTTTCGCCCAGTCCAAAGATACTACCGTAGGTCAGTGAGCCTACGTCTATGAAGTGCGTCTCAACGGGCTCCTGCAAAGGATAGGAATGATACCATATCAACATAAAGTACAGTTTTTACTTGGTGATAATGAAAAACCTACTTTGACTTGTTTGGCGCTCTCGTCAATTAAACTCTTCTCATTGGTGGTCGAACTCGCCGTAAATATTTCTGACGATGAACTGGATACTTTCTTTTCGGAGGCAGTGCTTTCGGCGCTGTGCCGTTTAAGCTGCACTTGAACGAGAGTACGATCCATGGAGACATTGGAACCCGAGGAAGAATTATATGAGCTATCGTCCGTAGCAATTTCATCATCATAGAGATCTTCCCCGTAGTCCAAATAATCTTCACCAAGAtggtcgtcatcgtcgtcatcgtcatcgtcatcaaaAGGCTGCAGTGCACTTGGGTGCCAAGGAGTTCCCCTTCGCAGCGACTGTATCAATTGAGTTTTTCTGGCCTGTGCCGCCGTACTCAAGGTCCTTCTCGGCTTTGGTTTCTTTCGAGATGGTGTGGTAGAGGTCCGGATGCCACAAAACTTTTGTATTTCCGCTAGACCCATTTTGCGCATCTATACAAAGTTTATTAGTGGCGAGATGTGATGACAATGAAGTAGTGTTAGCTACCGCTTGTTTCTTCTTCGTGCCGCCTTCAACTTCCTCAGAGGAGGTGGAAGAGGCCAAAATGTCCTGTATGTCTAAAAATGAGTTACGACTGGTAACGTCTTTCCATGACTGAAACATTTCAAGACCCTCATCCTTATTTATTTCGGCCAGTTCGTAGTTGACCTCTCCTTCTGCGTTGGTGACCTAAATGAAAAAGGAATTCATAACTTATGTCTAACAGTATCTAGCAGTTTAAATTGCAATGTCGTACTCACCTTCATACTTAGACACTGCAAAATTACACACTCTCCGCTAAGAACAAATCGCACATAACCTAAAGAGTCCTTATCCCCCATATAAATGGTCTCTAGGGGCTCATACTGAACCAAGTACGAGTACTTGCAAGCTAGAATTATCTATTGATGTACGAAAAACGTTAAGAGTTATACGTTTTCGTAGAACGGGACAAACCTGATCCGGagtcaaaaaatcaaaataatcaaatgcCCTTAATGCTAGCTTTTTTTCGTTCCATTGTTTCAACATATGTGGCTTCAGGATGCGTTCATAGTCCACATCGTATATCGATAAAACCTCAACACTAGCTAGTGAAAAGTATTGATTCTATTCTAAACCATTATTGACTTTTCGTTCTTACACAGGGCTTGATAAGTGTTCATTCTTGGGCATTCCTCAACCATTTCTACGTCTCCGAAACAATCTCCTGGACCAAAAATAGCTTCCGCAATGGCATCATCTTGTTTTGTAGCCTCACCAAGAAAAAGGaactacatatgtacagaTCTTTATCATTATTCTTGAAACCTACCTTGTTGAATATGTTCTTCTTCATCTCGACTTCCCCATTCAAAATGAAATAGACGGAGATAGGCATATCACCATTTTTGATTATCACACGTGGCTCATTGATGGACATAAACTTTAGGACTGGCACCATGCGTGCTCTAATTTTCTAAGCTCGTTAAAGAAGATCTTGGTGAactatatatacaattttgtaATGTTCACCTTACCGGTGGTATTCTAGAGAAACAATTTAGTCCTGCTATTAGAATGCACAACTTTTTGCGTTCCTCAATTGTCCTGAAAGCGGGATTCGAACGCAATAGTGCCTTGTCCTGTGGTTTTCTCTTATAATTTTAGCAGTCtacaagaaatttaaataaagtttattcGTACCGCAACGGTCAACATTCCCGGTTTTCGCTTTTGGCGCATCAAAGCCACATTCTTTTTCACATTCATTGAGATGCCCTGCTCCTCTTCATCGGAAAGCCACGTCTGGTTCATAATGACAGCCCGAACCAACTTTTTAAATCGGACCCGTAGATCCAACTTGTGTTTGACGATATCCGCATCGCGGTTTCGCTTGGCCGCCATTTTGTGTTATTggatttatatttgtttgtggTTTGTTATTGGcagtatgttttttttttgtgtatttttttgatAGTGTTTGTATTCATATAGACACCCATGTAGGTGACTTGGGTTGGGATTGTCTGCTTGTTTTTTACAAAGAGTCTGTAGGCTACTTTGTATGTTGGAGTTGCACAAAACTCAATTCTCGGTCCTTATAGTACGATGCACTTTAAAAACTGAATAATATTGTCACAATACAGTTTAGCACTATAAAGaacattgtttttaattgaacgGTGAAGAGCGCGTTctattttgtttcaatttatattaacGGTCtatttttcttctatttttcaGGAGGTTGCAGACATTTGATTGAAGTGGAAGTCCAAAAAAATCCCGCTGATTAATGGAAACGTTGTAAGAAAGAGTGCTCGGATtgccaaaacaaagagaatcGACAGATGCACCAccaagaaaataataacaaccaaaaaaaccgTGGCCAAATAAAAGTCGACAAGGAATAAAGACACATAAATAGACACAAATGtacataatttaatatttggatATGCCTTGTAAAtacaacataaatatttagaatCTAGGCAACTACGCTTATTACGACAACTGAAACAAGGAAAAGGAAACACACCTTTTCCAATTACAAACAAACACGATTCTCATTCTAGTCGCAAAACTTTCACAATTACAGATTATCTTCACACAGTGAAACACTAAACAGTAATAACCTCCCCCACCAAAAATCTTAAACCAAgctaacaacaacaaccatttatatatatacataaaaggCAGAAAGCTAGAACACTgaaataattaatcaaatatatttaacaaatcCAAACCAAACGAATGCAAGAAGAGCGCAAAAGCCAACTATTCCAAATTACCGTCAATGTGTAGATGATCTACAAAGACCATCTTTAAACGCTCCTCATCGCTAGGATATCGCCACCAATTGCAGCTTCAACTGCACTCCAACTCCCTTACAACAGGCAGCGATCCGGATACGGATCAGCTAACATAACCGGATTCCGAGCCGGAGTCCGTGAAACGAACGTGGAAAGGCCAAAGAACGAATACCGAAGGATTCGGCCGCAGGATCAAGATGCATATTGAAATCCAGGTCGCTTTGAACTTTGTCATATCCTATCTCTACAACAAATTGCCGCGCAGACgtgtaaatatatttggcgaggagctggagaaggccCTACGCGACAAGTTCCAGGGTCACTGGTACCCAGAAAAACCCTTTAAGGTAAGTGTTCCCAACAATGTGAGATATATAatctaatatatatttttattaatttcattaaaggGATCTGCCTATCGCTGCTTGAAGACCGGGGATCCCATTGATTCGGTTCTGGAAAGAGCGGCTAGGGAAAGTGGAGTACCGATCGGCGATATCCTAGAAAACCTACCAAACGAACTTTCCGTGTGGATAGATCCCGGGGAGGTCTCATTCCGCATCGGTGAAAAGGGAGCAGTAAAGGTAAGCATTTATGGTATTTCACCTAACAAAATGGTATTTCCACTATCTTAAAAATGAGCGAGAAAATCGCAATGCTGTATCAACCAGTCCGAATAGAACGAAATAGcaatacttttgtttttaaaatatatatttggtcAGCTTAAAGGTGCTTAGCACATAAAGTAGACTTCATGGGAAATGTATAATAGTTCTGAAGTATTACCCAATCTCTATTCATCAGATTCTTTACACGGAGAACAATGAGAACCACGAAGACAGCCACTCGGCAGATCGCGAGGTCACCAAAATGTTCAACCCGGAGGCGCAGTGCTTCCGACCCATCGATGCCGTTAACACGACCATGAACAATCTGAGCTTGAGTCCCAAGGCGCTTCCATTGGCACTGCCCCAAGCAGGATCCTCGCCGCACTCGGCTGCGTCCAGTTCACCCACCTACAAGGGCAGTCCAAATCCCACGATCTCTGGCAGCTGCAGTTCCGTTTCCGCAGCGGGTTCTGGAACGGGCTCTGGTTCTGGATCCGGATCCAATCTGGCACCCGGTCCTGGTACCGCTCCAGTTCCCGTACCCGGAAACGGTGCCACCGccaatgcagctgcagcggcctTTATGCAACGCGGCGCCCAGGCGCCATTGACATTCACCACAGCCACCTTTGCGCAGACTAAATTCGGCAGCACCAAGCTGAAGACCAGCTCCAAGCGCACAAACAGGTAAATGTTCTCAGAGAGAAATGTAATATAGCTGGAAATAGTTTGCAACATTTCCATGGCAGTATAAGCATATGTTTTACTGTAAAATTCTTTCTGTCTCGTTCCTCTGCTTCCGCAGCAGCGCCTATCGCATGTCGCCCACTGAGTTCTCCAACTACATCAAACAGCGTgcgatgcagcagcagatgcatcATGGTCATGGAGTTGTCCCGTCCGCAGGATCATCGGTATCGGCAGCATTTGGCGGCCTAGATGCCGTCTCACCTGCCCGTTCCCTATCGCCGAATCCCCTATCGCTGGGCGGAAATCCAAATCAGGCCGGATCGGGATCGTCGGCCGATCCGTTTTACTATCAAAACATGGCGATCAATCTGTATCCACAATTTGGCAATCCACGCAGCCTCTTCGAGTCGCACTTCAATGCGGATGCCAGTGGCTTGGGTCTCTTTGTGGGCGGAACTGCTGGAACAGCTGGTGCTGCAGTCGCCGCTGGAGGAAATGGTGGCGCCAACAAGTATAGTACTTATCTGGAGCCGTGCTACTTTGGCAATGGCCATGCCAACTCACAACAGCATCCGCAGCAACAGAATCGCGGCGGAATGGATCGTCCGAATAGTAGCGAAAGCTGCTTTGGCCTAAATGTGGATTGCGGTAGTGCCGTTCTCGAGGAttcgtcatcatcgtcgtcagcagcggctgctcctgctgtggccgttgccgttgccattgctgGGGACTCATCGCCGGAGGACAGTCCCCTAAGTACACCCACCGTGGCAGCCACAACCGCAGGAACAACAACCACTCCTCCttccagcaccaccaacaacagTAGTAGCCATCCAACTcaacaacaggaacaaccgtcctcctcctcgggaaacggaaacggaaatgcgaacgcaaacggaaacggaaacaacGGTAATAATTCCAACAGCAATACCAAACTGATCGATGGCATAAGCTCCTTCTATGGCACCGGATCATCGTATCAGCAACTATTGGTTGCCAACTAGAGTTTCCTCGAAGTCCATCACCGCAAAGAGAATCCACcatagtta contains:
- the LOC122622951 gene encoding protein Tob2 isoform X2, with product MHIEIQVALNFVISYLYNKLPRRRVNIFGEELEKALRDKFQGHWYPEKPFKGSAYRCLKTGDPIDSVLERAARESGVPIGDILENLPNELSVWIDPGEVSFRIGEKGAVKILYTENNENHEDSHSADREVTKMFNPEAQCFRPIDAVNTTMNNLSLSPKALPLALPQAGSSPHSAASSSPTYKGSPNPTISGSCSSVSAAGSGTGSGSGSGSNLAPGPGTAPVPVPGNGATANAAAAAFMQRGAQAPLTFTTATFAQTKFGSTKLKTSSKRTNSAYRMSPTEFSNYIKQRAMQQQMHHGHGVVPSAGSSVSAAFGGLDAVSPARSLSPNPLSLGGNPNQAGSGSSADPFYYQNMAINLYPQFGNPRSLFESHFNADASGLGLFVGGTAGTAGAAVAAGGNGGANKYSTYLEPCYFGNGHANSQQHPQQQNRGGMDRPNSSESCFGLNVDCGSAVLEDSSSSSSAAAAPAVAVAVAIAGDSSPEDSPLSTPTVAATTAGTTTTPPSSTTNNSSSHPTQQQEQPSSSSGNGNGNANANGNGNNGNNSNSNTKLIDGISSFYGTGSSYQQLLVAN
- the LOC122622951 gene encoding protein Tob2 isoform X1, which gives rise to MHIEIQVALNFVISYLYNKLPRRRVNIFGEELEKALRDKFQGHWYPEKPFKGSAYRCLKTGDPIDSVLERAARESGVPIGDILENLPNELSVWIDPGEVSFRIGEKGAVKILYTENNENHEDSHSADREVTKMFNPEAQCFRPIDAVNTTMNNLSLSPKALPLALPQAGSSPHSAASSSPTYKGSPNPTISGSCSSVSAAGSGTGSGSGSGSNLAPGPGTAPVPVPGNGATANAAAAAFMQRGAQAPLTFTTATFAQTKFGSTKLKTSSKRTNSSAYRMSPTEFSNYIKQRAMQQQMHHGHGVVPSAGSSVSAAFGGLDAVSPARSLSPNPLSLGGNPNQAGSGSSADPFYYQNMAINLYPQFGNPRSLFESHFNADASGLGLFVGGTAGTAGAAVAAGGNGGANKYSTYLEPCYFGNGHANSQQHPQQQNRGGMDRPNSSESCFGLNVDCGSAVLEDSSSSSSAAAAPAVAVAVAIAGDSSPEDSPLSTPTVAATTAGTTTTPPSSTTNNSSSHPTQQQEQPSSSSGNGNGNANANGNGNNGNNSNSNTKLIDGISSFYGTGSSYQQLLVAN
- the LOC122622950 gene encoding uncharacterized protein LOC122622950 isoform X2 is translated as MPKNEHLSSPVVEVLSIYDVDYERILKPHMLKQWNEKKLALRAFDYFDFLTPDQIILACKYSYLVQYEPLETIYMGDKDSLGYVRFVLSGECVILQCLSMKVTNAEGEVNYELAEINKDEGLEMFQSWKDVTSRNSFLDIQDILASSTSSEEVEGGTKKKQAMRKMGLAEIQKFCGIRTSTTPSRKKPKPRRTLSTAAQARKTQLIQSLRRGTPWHPSALQPFDDDDDDDDDDHLGEDYLDYGEDLYDDEIATDDSSYNSSSGSNVSMDRTLVQVQLKRHSAESTASEKKVSSSSSEIFTASSTTNEKSLIDESAKQVKEPVETHFIDVGSLTYGSIFGLGEKMEHRVIMARTVVQCLLLPRFWLLEEEQNPGNIWHRRRFYFECNVPSRQDLFTNFLKTRQWNKFRHDYIESLLNREEKGNITKEEDIPIMCRIVETSDDA
- the LOC122622950 gene encoding uncharacterized protein LOC122622950 isoform X1, translating into MAAKRNRDADIVKHKLDLRVRFKKLVRAVIMNQTWLSDEEEQGISMNVKKNVALMRQKRKPGMLTVADKALLRSNPAFRTIEERKKLCILIAGLNCFSRIPPKIRARMVPVLKFMSINEPRVIIKNGDMPISVYFILNGEVEMKKNIFNKATKQDDAIAEAIFGPGDCFGDVEMVEECPRMNTYQALSSVEVLSIYDVDYERILKPHMLKQWNEKKLALRAFDYFDFLTPDQIILACKYSYLVQYEPLETIYMGDKDSLGYVRFVLSGECVILQCLSMKVTNAEGEVNYELAEINKDEGLEMFQSWKDVTSRNSFLDIQDILASSTSSEEVEGGTKKKQAMRKMGLAEIQKFCGIRTSTTPSRKKPKPRRTLSTAAQARKTQLIQSLRRGTPWHPSALQPFDDDDDDDDDDHLGEDYLDYGEDLYDDEIATDDSSYNSSSGSNVSMDRTLVQVQLKRHSAESTASEKKVSSSSSEIFTASSTTNEKSLIDESAKQVKEPVETHFIDVGSLTYGSIFGLGEKMEHRVIMARTVVQCLLLPRFWLLEEEQNPGNIWHRRRFYFECNVPSRQDLFTNFLKTRQWNKFRHDYIESLLNREEKGNITKEEDIPIMCRIVETSDDA